A genomic region of Magnolia sinica isolate HGM2019 chromosome 6, MsV1, whole genome shotgun sequence contains the following coding sequences:
- the LOC131249658 gene encoding uncharacterized protein LOC131249658 — protein sequence MELGEFNIQYQLRIAIKGQAVANFIAEFTALSCEIGDTSPQASSNLEAASIIPTTLPLLKSIEAKAMEELTPMSRPWPFAQWVINIIGPLPHRKKKTKFVIVVVDYFTKWAEAKPVAKITEQKLMDSVWKNIICQFGIPCTIVSDNGKQFDNDKFRDMCRGLGISNAYSSPHHL from the exons ATGGAACTCGGAGAGTTCAATATTCAATATCAACTGAGGATAGCAATCAAAGGCCAAGCTGTGGCCAACTTCATAGCTGAATTCACCGCTCTGAGTTGCGAGATCGGAGACACCAGTCCACAGGCATCATCAAATTTGGAAGCGGCATCTATTATTCCCACGACCCTTCCTCTCCTCAAGAGCATCGAGGCAAAGGCAA TGGAAGAGCTTACCCCCATGAGCAGACCATGGCCATTCGCTCAGTGGGTGATTAACATCATCGGGCCTCTGCCTCATAGAAAGAAGAAGACTAAATTTGTAATTGTGGTTgtagactacttcaccaaatgggccgaagcCAAGCCCGTGGCAAAGATTACCGAACAGAAGCTGATGGACTCTGTGTGGAAAAACATCATATGTCAGTTCGGAATCCCATGCACTATCGTATCTGATaatgggaagcagttcgacaatgatAAGTTCAGAGACATGTGTCGGGGACTCGGCATTTCCAATGCATACTCATCGCCTCATCATCTATAG